The following proteins come from a genomic window of Microtus ochrogaster isolate Prairie Vole_2 chromosome 7, MicOch1.0, whole genome shotgun sequence:
- the Ccdc78 gene encoding coiled-coil domain-containing protein 78 produces the protein MKEWKVQGVEHSPLRFLSIMEYVATPGPRPGAPLQVTENVVPGTEDWLPRVSGQPTWATGLEGEYQTDPEPSEKQRLQISKELIDLQIATHRLREQHEAEVFELKREVLRLESRVLELELHGNGDCRGHGVQPAASPGQHKVPPQEVSGEAQHGGGGGWWWRSGGFQSLLSLTQPAFVHQQKLQGELNLVLEHHRVRQQALETRVAVLGWQLQRAQEEARAADQRLAAQAMVLSACQDQLRQAEAENAQLQLQLKKLNEEYAVRLQRYAKETVETTNSTGQAALQTFLEATLQDIRAAHRSREQQLAQAARTYRKRLADLSRRQELLLSTCRATFATAINLEPSSMHWATELSHQREEEYGRYRTLLLCPEKVPGATSKEGRSQPLARHTTSWSQIQQKLRDFSQDTQVELERERAQLMVRATMAEQQLSELQEYVDQHLGRYKQEIQRLRKLVKTGDPQGVEAMPSSRPRRPRTQSH, from the exons ATGAAGGAGTGGAAGGTGCAAGGAGTTGAGCACTCCCCTCTTC GATTCCTCTCCATTATGGAGTATGTGGCAACCCCAGGCCCCAGGCCAGGTGCCCCACTTCAAGTCACAGAGAAC GTTGTTCCAGGAACTGAGGATTGGCTGCCAAGAGTTTCTGGACAGCCCACCTGGGCTACCGGCTTGGAGGGAGAGTATCAGACAGATCCAGAGCCGAGTGAGAAGCAGCGGTTGCAG ATTTCCAAGGAGCTGATTGACCTTCAGATTGCAACCCATCGCCTTCGTGAGCAGCATGAAGCTGAAGTCTTCGAGCTGAAGAGGGAG GTTCTTCGACTGGAAAGTCGGGTGCTAGAGCTAGAACTGCATGGAAATGGTGACTGCCGGGGACATGGAGTCCAACCAGCAGCCAGTCCGGGGCAACACAAGGTGCCACCACAAGAGGTCAGTGGAGAAGCCCAG cacggggggggggggggttggtggtGGAGGAGTGGGGGGTTCCAGAGTTTGCTGTCTCTCACACAGCCAGCTTTTGTTCACCAGCAGAAGCTGCAGGGAGAGTTGAACTTGGTCCTGGAGCATCACAGAGTCAGACAGCAGGCACTGGAGACACGAGT GGCAGTCCTAGGCTGGCAGTTGCAGAGAGCCCAAGAGGAAGCCAGGGCAGCTGATCAGCGGCTGGCTGCCCAAGCAATG GTGCTGTCAGCCTGTCAGGATCAGCTCCGGCAGGCTGAAGCTGAGAATGCTCAGCTGCAATTGCAGCTGAAGAAGTTGAATGAGGAGTATGCTGTCCGGCTGCAGCGCTATGCCAAAGAGACAGTG GAGACCACCAACAGTACAGGTCAGGCAGCCCTTCAGACGTTCCTGGAGGCCACTCTGCAGGACATTCGGGCCGCACACCGGAGCAGAGAACAACAGCTGGCCCAAGCGGCCCGGACCTACCGCAAGCGCCTGGCGGATCTGAGccggaggcaggaactgctaCTATCCACCTGCAG GGCTACTTTTGCAACAGCCATCAACCTGGAGCCATCATCCATGCACTGGGCCACTGAACTCAGCCACCAAAGGGAGGAAGAG TATGGCCGATACAGGACACTGCTACTGTGCCCCGAGAAAGTACCTGGTGCAACTTCTAAGGAAGGAAGGTCACAGCCACT GGCCCGCCATACTACATCCTGGTCCCAAATCCAGCAGAAGTTGCGGGACTTCTCCCAGGACACCCAG GTAGAGCTAGAACGAGAGCGGGCACAGCTGATGGTCCGGGCCACCATGGCGGAACAGCAGCTTTCTGAGTTACAGGAGTATGTGGACCAGCACTTGGGCAG GTACAAGCAGGAAATCCAGAGACTGAGGAAGCTGGTGAAGACAGGAGATCCCCAGGGAGTAGAAGCTATGCCTTCCTCTAGGCCCCGACGCCCAAGGACTCAGAGTCACTAG
- the Haghl gene encoding hydroxyacylglutathione hydrolase-like protein isoform X4, with amino-acid sequence MKVKVISVLEDNYMYLIIEEHTREAVAVDVAVPKRLLEIAGREGVSLTTVLTTHHHWDHTRGNAELVHLQPGLAVMGADERICALTRRLAHGEELQFGAIHVRCLLTPGHTSGHMCYFLWEDECPDPPALFSGDALSVAGCGWHLEDTAQQMYQSLTKTLGTLPPQTKVFCGHEHTLSNLEFAQKVEPCNNHVRAKLSWAQVRGTMMTYLPCLRHWARSSCTTLS; translated from the exons ATGAAGGTCAAAGTCATCTCGGTACTTGAAGACAACTACATGTACCTGATCATTGAGGAGCACACACGGGAGGCAGTGGCTGTGGATGTGGCTGTGCCCAAGAGG CTGCTGGAGATTGCAGGCCGCGAGGGGGTGTCTCTGACCACGGTGCTGACCACCCATCATCACTG GGACCACACACGTGGAAATGCAGAGCTGGTGCACCTGCAGCCAGGACTGGCGGTCATGGGAGCAGATGAGCGCATCTGTGCACTAACCCGCAGGCTGGCACATGGGGAGGAGCTTCAG TTTGGGGCCATCCACGTGAGATGCCTCTTGACGCCAGGCCACACCTCTGGCCACATGTGCTACTTCCTGTGGGAGGATGAATGCCCGGACCCACCAGCCCTCTTCTCTG GGGATGCTTTGTCAGTGGCAGGCTGTGGCTGGCATCTGGAGGACACTGCCCAGCAGATGTACCAGAGCTTGACCAAGACCCTAGGCACCCTACCACCCCAGACG AAGGTGTTCTGTGGTCATGAGCATACGCTGAGCAATCTTGAGTTTGCGCAGAAGGTGGAGCCCTGCAACAACCATGTGCGAGCCAAGCTGTCCTGGGCCCAGGT AAGAGGGACGATGATGACATACCTACCGTGCCTTCGACACTGGGCGAGGAGCTCTTGTACAACCCTTTCCTGA